gtTTATGGGGATGACATTTGGGCTTTAAATGCTATGAGGAAAAGGAAGGCCTACCGACAGGGATGCAGAGAATGTCCGCCTGCAGCTGCATCAGCAGCCTGTTGGATGTCATTCCTCCATCCACTTGCAGCTGAGTGAGTGGGATGCCACTGTCTTGATTCATGGCATCCAGTAtctgaaaacaaacagaaaGGCTCACATTCAAGCTTAACGGCAGACCACAGGAAGGTGGTCGTGTGTGTGCAAGCACACACCTCCCGTGTTTGAAAGCAGACTGCTTCTAGTGCAGCAAATGCAAGGTGACTCTTATTGGTGAACTGCGTTAACCCGCAAATGACCCTGTGACACAAAGCAAGCCTTAGTCAAACTGAGATGTCCTGCTAAGATGTGTTCCAAACTTGGTCCTACCCTCTCGCGCTGGGCTCCCAGTATGGTGCATAAAGCCCCGAAAAGGCAGGAACAAAGTAACACCCGTAAGACGTCCCAACAGATGCGGCCAACACCTCTGCACAGAAAAAACATGCAGGTCGCAGGTTAAATTATCACGAGATCGAATATATCGGCAAGGACGTACCAAGCTCGTCGGACGATCCAATAATGCCAAGATTGTCTTGCAGCCAACGGACCACAGCTCCTGCTATGGCCACAGAAccctggggggaggggggggagaaatCATTGTTGGATTAATTTGGCAAATTTTAAACTCTATTCTCAATGGTGTACCTCTAATGCATAGCAGGCAGGTTTGTCTCGACCCAATTTATAGGCCACAGTGGTCAGAAGCCCATGGTCAGACATTACTGGCTGCAAAAGAAAACAGCAATTAACCTGGTGTTTTGGAGATTAAATGGGAATTCCGGTCGTTTGGATtagcaatgtatccaataagacATGTCatctgtactgtatcttgaaaatgtcatgttaatcctctctcaattaatgttcttttgagaagatttttattggcaattacgaattttcatgggcgcccccattttggcgagtcacacgACCAACGTGCACAGATGTGACATATTAAGTGCGGCAACAAAGAAATCATCACCGGTTTGTCGTGTCTTCACATGCGGTACCATCACGATCGGACACGGTAAAATACCTtattgtattgtgaaattttgccgTAATTCGGGCAGAAATAAtctgagaaaacctatgcaggcacggggagaacatgcaaactccacaattctccacacagacacgcacacacaaaactccacaaaaatcaaacccgggtcctcagaactgtaaggccaacgtttaccagctgagctacagTGTCGTTGTTGTGGAGGCAGTAGTAACTTCCCAACTAAAACAACCTTTtccacaatataaggcctacctttcactgatgggttctaccatccttcatggaCATGagtgctgtcctcagtgcagtccttcgctggctggcctaaacgtactccaaaatcgataggatggCTGAATGGTGTGTGTCCCGCGTCGGCTGACTCTcgttcttcatcagatgaggataaatccgagaaatcagccctGCCCACGATTGTGTAGAAATGTAaccgagcctttgtttacactcTTAATCTCCCGCGCGTTAgcagagtagtcagactccctgtcattcccgtccaaagaaccatccaaacattccacatttacagccacaggttcaaataatgtatggacgtattcctccgtcttcccgatcaaccgatactgctatttcttcatcagatgaggataaatcagagaactcagcgctggccataatagTTTCCCAacataagcgagcctttgttgccggATCTAATACATCACAtttgcgcacgtaggtcatgtgacttgccaaaatggcagcgcccctgaaaattcgcaattgctgataaaaatcttctccaaaaactattaaatgagagaggattaacatcacattgtcaagatacagttcatatgacatgacctattggatacattgttaatccaaaccaccgaaaTTCCTCTTGAAGCACTATGTTCAGAAATTGATTTGTCAGGTGCATCACCTTGGGTCCAGTGTTGCGTAGCAAAAAGCAGCCTGTTCCATAactgaaatacaaacaaatagtGTTTGAGACAGCATATTTACTtaaggtcctttttttttttttcctgagcctCATGGTGTGCCCACTTACGTGTTTTTAGCTTGGCCATCTTGAAAGCACATCTGTCCAACCAGTGCTGCCGACTGATCCCCAAGACACTGAATTACGACGAAATACACAAACATCAGATATGCGACATCAATTTGCATCAACCAATAAATTGAACTTATTTACTTACCCCTGAAATGGGAATACCAGAGAGCGCTCCTGATTTCTGCCAAACAAATCACATATTTAGTGGAATACCACTCATTTCCAGTTACTCACACTGAAGTAAACATCCATGTAAACTAACAAAGGCTACGGCTAAAATGCTAAAACagtttttcaacttcaagattcCACATGAAACCACCCAGCGCGGCcctggtaaaataaataaatatttcaccaCATAAAGTCAAATAATTACAGCAATACAGCAAGAATAGGTCAATGTCACTACAAGGTTCTTTTAGTGACCGCATCAGAATCACTCAGTAACCATCAATTTTTTAGCAGAATATTGAAATGCTGAGGACCCATAACTTGTAAAACATTTGCACGCACAGCAATATTGTGGTAAGTCTCCTAAAACgtcttttcttcattttgtgcattttatttttacaattattggCTGTACGTGACTTTGGGATACCCACATGCTGCTATGACAACTACTGTGTGTGCCCATTAAATGCTAAAATTAGACAGAAATATCCACCCTATCATTGCCCCCCCTGTCAGTAAGCTCATATATTTGCTGTTTGAGTGAAAATTGTCTGCTtgcaatccatttatttttatgtgggaGCTTTATCAATACATACATCCAAtagaataaataatacaatgaaTACAAGTTTCGTTGGGAAAATCTCAAAGGCACCTCATGGGGATGTTGACCCAGAGAGTGAAGGTCATATGGGTCTTGCTTTCTCCTCATGTATGCTTCAATATTAACTAGGAACATTTTCTAAAAGTTCACTCACAAAAAAAGGGTGTCCACAAACGGattgcaaggaaaaaaaaagacaaaacaacaacaaatgcagtACTTTTGTAAAATATGCAGCTCTTTCCCCcgaaaattaacaaaaatattgtttgggTGAACAAAAGtctaaaatatacatatactgtactttataaAGACAACTATGTTTGTACTGTGGACATGGCCTAAATGTCTTGACTCCCTTGTGAGGCCACTGCTATGGCGGCGTTCAAGGAGTGAAGAGATTTAGGAGCTTTTAATGCACTTATTGGGGCAGAAATGGTGACGTTAACAGCCAAATCACAAGAGAAGAAAAGTCAGCCAGCCCATTTCCAAATAACAACACGCCAATTGGAGAAATTTATAGACGGAATAAAGTTTGCATTCTGTTGAAATTGCACATCTTTTGATggtaactggaaaaaaaaatgtgtgggcaAACAAACTACCGCTGCCAAAGGACGGGTCTGCTGTAGAAATTGGAAATGGGCTCGTAGAACAAAGTATAAGCAACCACAGAAACGAAGCAGGGCGGTTTCCTTTTAGCGTGATGAAGAAAGTGGAGAGTTACAGTATGACTTACCCGGCTAGAACATATTTTCTACCAATGAGAGAGGGGAGACAATGGTCCATAAAATAATGTCGAAAAGAGTTTCTCAATCAGTGTTCATGCACTTAGAACAGCTTTGATCTTTTACAGAAGCAGCCtggcgcacacacaaaaaaagaagcaatttgTGACAATGGCTCACCATGAGGCCGTAGATTTCTGAAGAACTTCTCACTCGGGGGAGAATCTCCATTGGAATACCAAAATATCTGATTGGGATCAAGAGAACCCGTCAGGTTAGTGGAATTAATGTGCACAAAGTAACATGTACATGGACAACCAGTAGGTGTTATACTTGCAGAGCTCTGGGTCCCAGTCCATGGTGTGAATATTGAACAACATGGTTCGACTGGCGTTGGTCACATCTGTGCAGTGGACCCCTCCAAACTTGCCCCCAGTTAAACACTGACAGAAAAATTCACTGGGTCACGCACAAGTTTCCCCCTTCCCCCAGACAACTAGCAACAAATGTCTTACCCAAATGAGCCAAGAGTCCACAGTGCCAAACATGGCGCGGTGAGAAAGTACAGCTTGGTGAACTTCGTCCACATTGTCCATCAACCATCGAAGTTTCACTGCACTAAAATAAGTACTGATAGGGAGGCCTGTTTTATGCTAGTgggcatgaaaagaaaaaaaaaaaatttaaaaaaggaaggGGACATCAACTACCTATTTACCTTTTAAATAAAGTTTCCCACGGACACACAAGAATAGAAGAATATCATCATAATCCTCTATATCAAATTAGGAAACACAAATCTCCTCAATAATCAATCGGTGTTTCAGAGGGAAGTGAGAGTGTATTTTCACGGCGAGGTTTTCACCTTCAAGTGGTTTTTATTCCTTCCTGGTGTTTTGTTGATCAGACTCTCAACTGTTGATTGAGTCCGCAGGTCAAGCCAAACTGGAATAATAAGAAGCAAGTTAAGTTCTCTTGTTTTACTAAGCATGAACTTTATAGAtgctaattaaataaatatcaccTATCGCATTGTACAGGGGCTCTCCTGTTTCTTTGTCCCAAACAAGGGTGGTTTCTCTTTGGTTGGTCACTCCAATCGCTGgggagggaaaaacaaacaaacaaacaaaaaaaaaccttacattTTGTCCATCAATTTAAATCCTAATCCTCCATACCTTTAATATTTGAGATGTCAATGTTGAGTTGTGTGAGTTTTTCACAAGTGCGCTCCATGCACTCATAGACAGACTGCAAGATTTCTTTGGGGTCCTCTTCCACCCATCTGAGAGGCACAAATACAATTCAGATGTTCTCGCACAGCAGCCAGATGGGtcggtttattattattattattattattattattagacgATTTAAACACACTGACCCTTCTTTTGGGAAGCTCTGTTTGATTTCCACCTGGTGGTGGCTGAGGAGTTCCGCCGTTTTGGAATTGaacaccttccaaaaaaaaaaaaaacccacacgcGTTTTACATGTTCTATTAATATTTTACCGATACAGCTCTTGTGCAAACACTTCGTCGTCATTAAACAGTAGGCATACTCCACAATGTCTGTAATTTGCAGTGTAAATGTGACTATATGCCAGGACATATTTTCGAAAAGCTCGTATAATAATTATGGACACGAACTAGACAAAAGACGCCGGTCAAATCATGAAGAACGAGCTAGGTTGACCCACTGGTGCATGCGCTGTCTTACCAAGAACCGTGTGGAGCTGGTGCCCTGGTCGATGGCAGCAACTAGCGGTCCGAGCAGTACGCGGTGTGAGGATCCAGCCATGGTGCCGATCATGGAGAGCCCCGCGACCGCGAAGCCCAGCGGCCACTTGGAAACGAAACAGGTGCCTCAGTGACAACGACAGGAGAAGAAGGGAGAAAGGACAAGCTGTCAGACGCCTACTTAATACGTGTGCGCTCTCAATGGCGCTCGATAATTACGTCATAGGCCTCAATTCGATTTGTGTGGGAAAATAGTTTTGTACAAGTATACGATATACTCCATCCCATAACTATGGAATGTATTATGTCTCCTACGTATGGAGACTTATGGGTCaccccttgtgtgtgtgtgcgtgtgtgtagagGAAAAACAACTGTATTTAATGTAAATACCTGCCACTTATAACAAGAAAGCTATCAAAAGGTTGCGTTTATGCTCCCATTAGTAcagtatatgattttttttgtttgttttgcgcATCCTATTGGAATTTTTcgaatattttgtatttatttatttctgtaatATTGACCCAATTTGTTGTGTGTACCAGTAtattatgaaacaaaaaataatgactaCCATTGATAAAATAGGTATACTGTAATATTAATCAGACCtaaacagggggaaaaacaaCGAGAAGGTTACCACCCCCAGTGATCCGTAGCAACATattaaagtaagtaagtttctttcggcttgtccccctAGAGGTtgcaacagcgtgtcatctaagAAGAGATGActcgctcatatttgtttggcacagttttttttgaCGAACTAGTTATGTGACCAGTTTATATACATAGAGACGGAATGGGTTAGCAGCCTTTTTGAATATCACCGACAAAAATCTATAAACTCACAACCAAAGAGAAAGAAAACGTGTTCCCATACCGGGAGTCGAACCCGGGCCGCCTGGGTGAAAACCAGGAATCCTAACCGCTAGACCATATGGGACTTATTGTAAGCGCAGACGTCATTGGTATAAACACAAATCCGTACTGGAAACAATTTGGTGTGGatagatatttttattttattttttttacttatgtaTATAATGATTAGCGTAAGACTCACAACATGCATTGATAATATTTAAgttttaaattgttaaataagCATACTCGACCGTGACGTCATCCGAAATGGACGGTGTGGTTCCTGAAATGTGCACAGTCCAGGTctccttttcttcattttaactGGTACACGCCTTCCAATCACAATCCAACACTAGAAATGTAAGTAACGGCTCTCAAATACTTATGATTAAAATCACTTCAGGCCACATGTTAGTTTCAAGGAAGCATACATTCGTATAGTTAGCCACATAGCTGTCAAGGCTACAAAACATACTAATCCTTTTCCTGTTCTTTTAAGGGCTGACTACTGGAAATCACAACCCAGGAAATTCTGTCAATATTGCAAGTGTTGGATTGCAGACAATAAGCCCGTAAGTGAGCCCAATTATATTCGTGTATTCCCCAGGACTGTGTCCATGTGATGCTCATAAGTTTTCATGTTTACTTTGCATTGTAGAGCATCGAATTTCACGAAAGAGGGAAAAatcacaaagaaaatgtggcaGCCAAAATTTCTGAGGTATTATATGCATGTTTCTTCCGTTTTGGTGGTTAATGGATCCATACGTGACATTTGTAAACTTTGCATGTCTCTCATACGGACTGCTcagaaaaatgtctgttttggCATCGTCCTCATGACTGACACAAGAGATAAGGACCAGACTGCGAAGTTTGACTTCTTATTGGCTACCCTCAGCTgttatttgtgacattttgtatCTGTCCCTCCAGATCAAAAAGAAGAGCGTTCAAAAAGCCAAGCAGGAGGACCGTATGTCAAAACAGTTTGCAGCAATGGAGGAAGCTGCACTGAAGGCATATGAGGAAGACCTGAAGAGGATGGAAATGGATGCAGGTAAGTGTGTGCGGCACTCTTGAAAAGAAAGGTCATacagcatcttcattttcttcactgtaatttttttttttttttttgcacaaaaaaaggatCTGGTCCCTGTGTCCAGACAACTGTATTGCCACAACCTAAACCCCCGCCTCTGGTACTATGTGAACCACCACCGCATtgcaaaaaatatcaaaagaaaacagacaaaGCAAGGAAGTCATCTGTGGCGCAAAACAGAACACCAATTTGGGTCGAAGGATGGACAGATAACGGGCACACATACTATTACAACACTGTTTCTGGAGGTGAGATATTTTGTTTGGCCCGTGGTTATGACTTCTTTGTCAGATTTACCAAATTTGCTGTATGTATTTTGGCTGCAGACTCTCAGTGGGAAAGACCTGAAGGCTTTCAAAGTAGCTCAGACTTTGTGCACCCTGGACAGCATGAGGTTATTCACATTTTGCCTCTAGAATCATATTTGAATAGTGCAGTTATATCTGAGTAATGCTTTTTCTTTCCCTAGAGCACCTCAAGTAGTGGCTGGACGGAAGGGGTCAGTCCTGAAGGATACGCATATTGGTATAACACAGAAACAGGAGGTTTgatatactttttttaatacatacacacacacacacatatatggtGTATTGAGCGACAGACACATTTCTGATATATGTTCAATTTGCAGCCATGGTAATTTCAATCTcaaatcaccatttttttttaaagagtccAGGTGGGAAAAACCAGATGAGAAAGCCACCAATGAAACCACTGAATCCAGCTTGGCATCTGCCAGTGAAAAAGAGCGTCCGGAGGAGCCGACTTCAGGAGAAGGCGGCTGCAATGAGGCTCAGTTGCCACAAAGTGCAGAAGTCACTGAACATCAGCGCCTGCCATCCACTGTCCCAGAAAGTAGCTCAAGGGTAAGACCAATTGAGATGGAGAACGTAATGAGCTCACTCTTGTATTCACATTTCCTACTGGGCTATTTCAGAAACGGAAAGCAGACGAGGAACGCTTAGGAAAGGATGAAGATAATCAAACGAGCAACAAAATGTCTGTTCAGTGtgttgaggaggaggaggaaaaagaagaggacAAAAGCACCACCACTGaacctgaaaagaaaaagcaggaagaggtggcaaaagttaTGAAGTCGAAATCACTGAACCCATATGGAGCCTGGGAACAGATAAAAGAGGAGAAGGATCCATAGTATGTGTGCCACTCATACTTGAGGAATCTGGAGCTGTTAAACTTTGAGATGATTCTATTCTCTTTTCTCCCCAGCGCCAGTGTGGACTTACAATTGCCCAAAGTAGTTGAAGAGGTTGCACCGATGGAGTTGCCGCCAGAACCAAAACCCAAGTTCAAGGAGCGCATCATCACCTCACTCGGCGTTGAAGGCGGTTTCGCTTCTTTCAAGAAAAGCAAGACGCAGAACGGAAAATCCAGAAGCTTTCGACAGAGAGACAATAATGACTAagccacatttcttttttttttttcaattacccGAATCCTAATGAATCTGATTTTGTAGCAACTTCATTTTACTGCTGCGTTTGATCGTATTTGGAGCAGCTGGTGGTAGTGTATAAAGCTAGTAGGTGGCCTCGCAAGTGTCGTAAAGACAACTTGAGTGACCTCAGTGtctacaaataaaacatttatcctcaaaatgtaaatatatacatatttacacaaaaaaatgaaataaactgcAATGTGATTACGCCTCATATCCCCGTTTCAACAAACTATCAAGCCCCAAACTTGACAGGCAGCTGTGGCCTGTGTCAATCTGCAGAAGAGTACAAACTTATTCTGCTGTTCTCCACCAGGTCCAGAAGAGCTTCCCTTTCTGCGTGTTCCATGACGATCGTGATGAGGTCATCAAGGGCTTCTCCTCCTCGCATGAACTCCTGACACGTATTGGAACATGTATAAATGTGACAGACGTCCTATCTTGGCTCGCATTCAAAGTTCAGTTTCAGGATCTAACCTTAATATCTCTGCAAACGTAGCCATTACGGTGGTCTGTGACTCGATCCTGGCTGAAGTTGTAGGTGCGAATCCTTTCTGACTGCGAGCGTGTTCCCACCTGACATGAACAGACACAGACGGATGTGTGTGAATGAAGAGTTGCAACGAAAGAATTGATTGCgcaatgaaacatttaaaacttaAGTTACACTTAAGAAGAAATGAAATGTCATGGTTTTTAATTGTATTACCGTGCAGGGATGTgagaaaaatgtatatatttgtcTAATATTTCCAAAATTACCAAGCTTCCAATGGAAATTCACAAGAAATTATCCACACTTTGCCTCTAAACATAGTTCAGCATAGTtgggtaaattttattttcttgtttcttCCTATTTTGTTAAGTTGGTTACTCTCTGTGAAAATGCAGTTCCAGGAAGACTTTTGTGACAACTGTAGTTTTGACCAAATTACTGATTTCAATGTTTGGCAGCTATTAGCACTGCTTTGACATCGTCTTCGCCTCCTCTCATCCGCCCTTCGTGACACTTTTGGGAAGCACGGGAAGAATCGTATCTTAGTGCCATGGAGGCAACGATCAATGATTTACAGGTAATGACACGGGATGCAAGGAGAACTAATGCCTCCACGGCTTGGCAGTCGGGGAGGAAGTAATCACTGTTacaggagaaaaattccttgtgtgtttttacacacttggccaataaagctgattctgatcacGATAACAAAATCAAACTCCTTGAAATAACCCCAAACGCTTCAGGATGAGGGCTCGTATTTGCTTCCGTAAACACTGCACCTGTTATGTTGTGCGCATGTGTAATGTGATGTCCTGTTTTGATAATTTACACGTATGTGTCACTTCATAGACAAAACTCATTCACATTAGAAGTtccgtttgtttttgtcaatttgaacaACTAGatagaaaaaaatcctttttaacCACAAATCAAAATTGGACCGTGTTAATTTAGCCTTTAagacaggggtctcaaactggcgacCCGTGGGCTctttgcggcccccaccttactatGACAGTTTAATGTTAGTGGATACCTCAAATTtgatatgaatggcactttatagtgttgtgtgcagagctgaTGAACCTATCAATCACAGTATATGCTCTCGGGGGCGTGACatcgaccaggcttgatgcaaacagagaaacattttacattgagtgaaagttataGCAGTGTTGCCATGGAGGGTTGTATTAGTAGCTTTGCACACAATGTGTTTACCTTGTTttgtgttaaaacaaaaaaaaaagacatttgaaaagattggattttttttttttttccaaggtaaagtgagtttgagacccctgctttagaGTTTAGCAATTTTTGCGTTTCATCGTGTATTTACACAGCATTATTCAAAACATTCTTTCTGTCCGGGAGGAGGCTTACCTGCTCCTTACGTGCCAAATGAGTCTGCTCGGTCTCTTTATCCATCATGCTCTGGTAGAGGCGGGCCTTTAGCACACGCATGGCAGTGTCTCTGTTTTGCAACT
This DNA window, taken from Syngnathoides biaculeatus isolate LvHL_M chromosome 2, ASM1980259v1, whole genome shotgun sequence, encodes the following:
- the gk gene encoding glycerol kinase isoform X2 gives rise to the protein MIGTMAGSSHRVLLGPLVAAIDQGTSSTRFLVFNSKTAELLSHHQVEIKQSFPKEGWVEEDPKEILQSVYECMERTCEKLTQLNIDISNIKAIGVTNQRETTLVWDKETGEPLYNAIVWLDLRTQSTVESLINKTPGRNKNHLKHKTGLPISTYFSAVKLRWLMDNVDEVHQAVLSHRAMFGTVDSWLIWCLTGGKFGGVHCTDVTNASRTMLFNIHTMDWDPELCKYFGIPMEILPRVRSSSEIYGLMKSGALSGIPISGCLGDQSAALVGQMCFQDGQAKNTYGTGCFLLRNTGPKPVMSDHGLLTTVAYKLGRDKPACYALEGSVAIAGAVVRWLQDNLGIIGSSDELEVLAASVGTSYGCYFVPAFSGLYAPYWEPSARGVICGLTQFTNKSHLAFAALEAVCFQTREILDAMNQDSGIPLTQLQVDGGMTSNRLLMQLQADILCIPVVKPSMPETTALGAAMAAGAAEGVSVWSLNPDDLSEVTSEKFDPQINPEESEFRYARWKKAVQKSMNWETTELPANGNGENSIFSSVPLGFYIMGSMLMLIGANYIAGHD
- the wbp4 gene encoding WW domain-binding protein 4, producing MADYWKSQPRKFCQYCKCWIADNKPSIEFHERGKNHKENVAAKISEIKKKSVQKAKQEDRMSKQFAAMEEAALKAYEEDLKRMEMDAGSGPCVQTTVLPQPKPPPLVLCEPPPHCKKYQKKTDKARKSSVAQNRTPIWVEGWTDNGHTYYYNTVSGDSQWERPEGFQSSSDFVHPGQHESTSSSGWTEGVSPEGYAYWYNTETGESRWEKPDEKATNETTESSLASASEKERPEEPTSGEGGCNEAQLPQSAEVTEHQRLPSTVPESSSRKRKADEERLGKDEDNQTSNKMSVQCVEEEEEKEEDKSTTTEPEKKKQEEVAKVMKSKSLNPYGAWEQIKEEKDPYASVDLQLPKVVEEVAPMELPPEPKPKFKERIITSLGVEGGFASFKKSKTQNGKSRSFRQRDNND
- the gk gene encoding glycerol kinase isoform X1 gives rise to the protein MIGTMAGSSHRVLLGPLVAAIDQGTSSTRFLVFNSKTAELLSHHQVEIKQSFPKEGWVEEDPKEILQSVYECMERTCEKLTQLNIDISNIKAIGVTNQRETTLVWDKETGEPLYNAIVWLDLRTQSTVESLINKTPGRNKNHLKHKTGLPISTYFSAVKLRWLMDNVDEVHQAVLSHRAMFGTVDSWLIWCLTGGKFGGVHCTDVTNASRTMLFNIHTMDWDPELCKYFGIPMEILPRVRSSSEIYGLMKSGALSGIPISGCLGDQSAALVGQMCFQDGQAKNTYGTGCFLLRNTGPKPVMSDHGLLTTVAYKLGRDKPACYALEGSVAIAGAVVRWLQDNLGIIGSSDELEVLAASVGTSYGCYFVPAFSGLYAPYWEPSARGVICGLTQFTNKSHLAFAALEAVCFQTREILDAMNQDSGIPLTQLQVDGGMTSNRLLMQLQADILCIPVVKPSMPETTALGAAMAAGAAEGVSVWSLNPDDLSEVTSEKFDPQINPEGILEFTHCPFCIVIFFFFPCMCPAESEFRYARWKKAVQKSMNWETTELPANGNGENSIFSSVPLGFYIMGSMLMLIGANYIAGHD
- the gk gene encoding glycerol kinase isoform X3, which translates into the protein MIGTMAGSSHRVLLGPLVAAIDQGTSSTRFLVFNSKTAELLSHHQVEIKQSFPKEGWVEEDPKEILQSVYECMERTCEKLTQLNIDISNIKAIGVTNQRETTLVWDKETGEPLYNAIVWLDLRTQSTVESLINKTPGRNKNHLKHKTGLPISTYFSAVKLRWLMDNVDEVHQAVLSHRAMFGTVDSWLIWCLTGGKFGGVHCTDVTNASRTMLFNIHTMDWDPELCKYFGIPMEILPRVRSSSEIYGLMKSGALSGIPISGCLGDQSAALVGQMCFQDGQAKNTYGTGCFLLRNTGPKPVMSDHGLLTTVAYKLGRDKPACYALEGSVAIAGAVVRWLQDNLGIIGSSDELEVLAASVGTSYGCYFVPAFSGLYAPYWEPSARGVICGLTQFTNKSHLAFAALEAVCFQTREILDAMNQDSGIPLTQLQVDGGMTSNRLLMQLQADILCIPVVKPSMPETTALGAAMAAGAAEGVSVWSLNPDDLSEVTSEKFDPQINPEESEFRYARWKKAVQKSMNWETTELPANGNGHD